DNA from Acidobacteriota bacterium:
GGACCGCACCCGCGTGGGAGGCGCGGCCCTGGGCGTCGAACTCCGCGGTGTGGACCTCACCCGCGTGGGAGGCGTTGCCTCGGGTGTGGCACTCCGCCGTGTCGACCGCACTCGGGTGGGGCTCGAACTGCCGTCCCGGCTCCGGATGGCGTCCAGTACGCGGCGACCGGCTGTTGGCCGTCGGCTCGGAGCAGGGACGGCGCCAGGGCTCGCGGGCGCTGCTTTCCTGACAGATACGCCCTGCTTCCCGGGTTCGTCGTCCCGGGTCGAGAGAACCGGGGCGGACCGCCGGATCCCGGTTTCCGCATCGCCGTTCCGGACCACGCCGGCGCGGGCTGCCCGGCTTGCCGGAGCTGCCCGAACCCCACCCGCTGTGACGCGGGCCAACCCGGAACTGCTCCCGGAAGGCGGTTCGCGACGCACCGACACGACGGCGGGGTCGCCGTCGCTGCGTCTGATCTCGCCACGGAAGGAGGGGTCGAGGTCGGGAACGCGCGCCACGAAGTTGTCGGCGTTCGGGATCTCGCTTTCGTCCAGGCCGCCGCGCCGGTTGATCAGGACCCGCTGGGTGGCCGCCGGATCGCGCCAGTTCCGGCGGTCGATGCCGCGGGTGTCTGTCGTGATGATGCCGCGCTCGAGTTGGGGATGGTGGCGCCGCAGAGAACGGCCGTAAGTGTAGCCGCGGCCGTAGCCAAAGTAGCCGGTCGGGCAGAAGATCCATGTATTGAACGGATCCCAGTAGCCGCCCGCCCAACCGTAGAGCCCGAAACGGAGGCCATAGCCCAGCCCCCCGTAGTAGTGCTGGTAGTAGCCGCGCGGAATCCAGCCGACGTAGGACGGCCCCCAGTACCAGTAAACATGGCTGGGGGCGTACCGCAGACCTGGGAACCAGATCCATCCCCAGGCCGGATGCATGTTCCAGCTGCCGTAGTGATAGGTGAGCGGACCCCAGGGATCCCGAGCCACCCAGTAGAGCCCGGCGGGAGTATCCGTCCACCGGCCCCGGCTGTAGGGCTGCCAGTTCTGCTCGACCCGCGGCTTCCAGGCCCGCCTATCGTCGACCTCGACCCACTCGCCATGCGCGCCCAGCGTGTCGCGGTAGCCGCCGACATCGACCGCGGCATAGGCCACGAGACTGGCCCGATGGCCTTCCGTCCAGTCAGCCAGCGCGGCCGCCGCCACGCCTGCACCGTTCTGGAGCTCGATCCAGGGGTTGTCGAGACCGTTGGCCACGAGCGTCTCGCCGCTACGAACGATGACCGACCCCCGCTGCGTCACGACCTCCGTG
Protein-coding regions in this window:
- a CDS encoding FecR domain-containing protein, whose translation is MRHPLPISVLALPMILAASAAWAANTPGQEQAEGLAGVYSFVGALEGDATLFAARSGAQSELELHLPILRGDRIWTTPSARLAVLMSDRSILALDHDSEITLERIAGSPDGEDQDSLYVLHRGRLSLDVADHLLEPALPVVDTANARVYVKQDGRYQVHSDGSRWTEVTVLAGFTEVVTQRGSVIVRSGETLVANGLDNPWIELQNGAGVAAAALADWTEGHRASLVAYAAVDVGGYRDTLGAHGEWVEVDDRRAWKPRVEQNWQPYSRGRWTDTPAGLYWVARDPWGPLTYHYGSWNMHPAWGWIWFPGLRYAPSHVYWYWGPSYVGWIPRGYYQHYYGGLGYGLRFGLYGWAGGYWDPFNTWIFCPTGYFGYGRGYTYGRSLRRHHPQLERGIITTDTRGIDRRNWRDPAATQRVLINRRGGLDESEIPNADNFVARVPDLDPSFRGEIRRSDGDPAVVSVRREPPSGSSSGLARVTAGGVRAAPASRAARAGVVRNGDAETGIRRSAPVLSTRDDEPGKQGVSVRKAAPASPGAVPAPSRRPTAGRRVLDAIRSRDGSSSPTRVRSTRRSATPEATPPTRVRSTPRSSTPRAAPPTRVRSTPRSSTPRAAPPTRVRSTPRSSTPRTAPPTRVRSTPRSSTPKAAPPPRVRSTPRSSTPKVAPPTRVRSTPRASTPRSSSRPTRVRSTPRSSSPRSSSPRSSSPPRSYSPPSSSPSSYSPPSSPPSSSPSSSSPPSGGGGRTPPLVP